AACTATAATTTCTTCACGTCTGTGGTATTCCTATATGCATTGTACTAATCGTATTAAAATCCAATCCTTTTTACGTTCAGAAACGAGATTACTTAAGACATTCCCTACCATGTGTGAcatgtaatatttcattacttttaatatttattgtcgCAATTTCtctcaatattattttttacaacagCAGCGAATATGTTAAAGAATTCTAATTATCGTTAGCATCGGAAGTTTGACTGTTTCATGGGAATACCAGTTGGTCCGTCAACAAATTCGCAAATGTTGAAACCAAGTCTAGCCAAAGGATGACAATTACTTCTAGGATTGCCCCACTTGCCTCTAAAAGTCATCCAACTGGGTAAGATGTTATTGTCCTCTTTCAGAAGCAATTCCATTTTCTTCCATGTGGGCCAAGCAGTACCAAAACCACTCTCATCGTAGAGGCGAGGTAATCTGACAAATTTATGCTTCCCTGGCGCCGTCCAAAGTCCATGAGATCCTCTCGCGCTAAATAATATCGGATGAGAGCCACCAGCAGTGAAAACTCTTTCGGGAAATATAGGTTTTTGAAAGATGCCTTTTCGCGTTTCTTGACTTTCGTAAACGAAGGTTCGACTTCGTAAATCGTATCGGTAAAACGCGCCTGCATCATGGGCGGACACGTACATGGCTGATGGATAATTCGTATcctgaattaaaaaaagataaatggTTTTATATgggaaaatacaaaatattgtactgtataaatataattaaacataatttttaaaatattccgaTTTATACTGAGATTTCATATGATCTTCTTGCATACGCacgaaaaatttgattaaaaaagaaacaataattcaaaatgcatatttatcaatttttagaCTCATATCATTTAagaaaacatttgaaaatgctttcgaaaacaaaataagaGTATTTGTTTTCATCAAACGAGCACAAGTTCACCTGCCTTAAAATAAAGACTCATGTGTTCCCAATCGCCCACGTGGTTGCCATATTCCTTGAGTATTCCAAGGCATATCCCACCCACCGTGGGTATCGGCCAGCTACCAAAAAATCCAAGATCCAGAACGCAGACTGCCTTTCCCTCGCTGAATGGATAGAACATCCAATAGGTCACGTGAAAGTGCAGCTTCCGGGacttgtttccttttttcttctttttttcaaaatcaccATGTTTCTACAAACAattccataaatatgtattggATCGACTAATCGACAGAATAACTTCCAAGAACCTCCTACACACTATCCTTAGGATATTTTCAAACGTCTCAATCTTTATTTTAAGAGCCACCATCTAAATTAAAGAAcagaaactttctttttttatgtcGTTCTTTTAACATCTCTACTTCTCTCTCCGTTATAGTTATTGTTGTATAAGAGTTCCTGTTCAATATATGTACCTCTGAACTCTGTTTCCCATCACCCTTCCAAATCTTTCCTGGAAGATCGTTAGTAAGGATCATGGATGAGCCGAAATCGTCGATCTGTACATTCCTCAATGCTATCAACGTCTCGTCCCCCTTTCTTCGTGACTTTCTTTTGTCTCTGACGGTCTTTAAGCTTATCACGTCCGTAGAAACGTCTGGTACAATGCAGTTCTTGATCACAGCGTAAACCGGTACTGTGCCCCCTGGTTTTCGGCCGTATAGGAACGACGATCGATTCCTCAACAGTACTTCTACCGACATAAAATCAttccataaaataaattttccatgcattttatacaaattcgatTGTATCAGTTTTGGATCTCTTCGAAGGtaattttaagattttttTGTCATTTGTCATTTACCTACGTCGACTCTAGTGCGAAGATAGTCATCGTCGGATTGCATGTTATCCAAGAATTCAGGTACCCCAAGGGGTAAAAATAGTTCGCCAGGTGCAAGCCATACTAGAGGCGCCCAGTCTCGCACTAGTTCTTTTActgcaatttaatttaatgaaaataacatgaaattatagtgaaaattaattgtaacataaatttatcttttttctataTGCGTATGTGTAATATATGCATTAcatatattgtttaaaaacaagatgaatttatattacaacccaatactttataaaactaaataaataaaaagttaggaattattttaataattatacttagattaatattaattcttttctcactatcttttttatgttgcaaataatagtaatattaatttccacaaatattacataaatttactGTACTATACTAAAATATCGGTGGCAGAAGTATGATTACAATTACAAAGATTGAACTATTATTACATGCAGCTTGCGATATTCTAAACCTGTAATAACAATAATCCTACCATGGAGgcaaaattatgaattaaacACTATAAATGACGCCAAATAATACCTACAGAGAGTTGAACACGTATGTATGTGCGTGCTTATATAAAgttaaaagtaaaagataaTGTATCGTccctataaaataatttaaacgtaCAAAATAGTGGAAAATAAACGTAAAGATACGAACATAATATTGAACCCGTACATCAATGATGATCATTGATGCTAATGACGTTACCGATGATAACATAATATGTTTATTAGAAAGCCAGTTTGTTCGAGCTGCTAGCTTCAGTATGTGCCACATATATTTAGGtagaaaaaacgaaaagcCTAGGGGGATTCtgctttcatttcattttgaGTGAGAAGAATTGTGAATGTATGCATCTTCGTTCCACACACACTCTCACATTTCAACCTTGATCAAACAGTTATGTACCATCGTTAAAAGCGACGTATCGTATAAAACGTTGAAGATCTCGAAACCTCCTTACAAGCTCGATCGAAGTTGTAATAATTCGCAGatctttatgaaaaatattgtaaatttctctttctcagAATCTCGTTAGCAATTAGCAAAcctttatgaaaaatttcataaattattttctcaaaaCCTTGTTACAAATACGATAGAAATCGTAATAATTCattcgtataatataaatcgttatgaaaaatttcatcagtttttcctttccatttcattttcttctctgattaaacgtaaaatttcattttaatggaatcttcaaatattcgaattctactgaaaaaaaaagaaatattttttaagattgAGGAACAATGAGTAGCACAAAGGGATTTTCATTTCATCATTACAGACAGGAAAAGCTTTCACCCTTGGCATCCACGTGTCGATTCATGTCCTGGCatcgaaattataattattatgtagGACCGATACATGGCGTTACCATATTTGGTGTTACGGCATGTTTCCCATTATACTTCCGCAATTAAAGAACAGGCGCCGTGAACGGGAACAAGTTTCTGTTTGTTTTTACTGTAATGCGGCGCTTACGTTGTCACCAGGATAATTATCCCGTTGTTTAGATTTGCcaaagataatttaattactatTTGTTACGAATGACAATCGTTTCTTAGACTTTTTCACCATGATAAATATGTAGGGCCTTTCTTATAGCTGAACTGGAACCATTTAAAACTGTAAAGGATtgacaaaaatttcattagcaaaattaggttttcttttttatcattaaatCGACCAGCGGACTTAATAGATGAATTAATTGAATGGTACTGTATGGTACATATGGTACTGTAGACAGTATCTAGCCTACAAATTAGCTCATAGAATTGTATTCTGATTGccaatataacaaaataaaaaagaattattatgaTCCTAGAGATCCTTAAGGTTTataggaaaaattaaatagtttcaaaaatttcagGATCACCTCGGTTTACTAATACCAGATAATAAACTACTCGAAGCCATTTAATTTTGTCTAGTGAAATTTTCGTTTATCTTCTACTGTTTTAGAACTATGGCTTCGCCCTGTTGCGGAAGATCCTGTAGAATCTTGTTACGGTATTCCGGAGTAATTAACCATGATATACGCTAACAATTCATGTTTCTTGTTAATATCCATGTCCATACTAATATAGTACAAAGAAAGTAGAATCATTTTAGACAAGATCTTCCCGTTACATTCTACAACACTCACGATCCTTAGGTAACATAAGATCGCCATAGATTACAAATATCTTTGAATCCTTAACATAGATTTACATGTCACGAGGAAGAGAGCCAATTTCACCATGGAAACGGACTTCcttagaaaaagaagagtaaTACGGGGGCGCTAGATAGCCGAGatgaaattcgtttaattattttctacgcATGCGCGTAATACAGGCGAAATCGAAGATTAATGGAAACTCGTTTTGGTCTGCTTGACAATCGTCAAACCGGTCCAGAGAAATGGGACAATCGATTTTCAACCTTGGTCAGCGATTCAAAGCCATAAGTTTTATCCCCAGAAAATAGATCGATCGATCTCACAGGAGTACGatcattgtaatatatattaacaacACGTTCATGCTAACTACACACGCGATAATACGCGTGATCGTTTCGACGAGACAATTTCACCGTTAATCCAACAGTCGCAGCTTCGACTGGTTACCATGTAGACTGTGTCCCGATTCACCACGCTTTGGTGCTACTTTTACGAGCTTGCCGTCGCCTTTATAGTAAACATTTCTTCGATGGTAATTCGTGTAGTAACCGAACATGAACTTCTTTgcatatacataatttaattctttgcatatgttataatttcataattgtaATCATATCGAAATGAATAACTTTACGATATGAATAAGTTTCCAAACGGTGACTATCGTGATTTGAATAAGTAAATtagtatttaaattaatccATTTTATGCACTTAAGTTATTGTACTACGACCTTGTTACAATTTATCCTCGTTACATTTCTTTGagtcaaaattataaaaaatagagaaaatgaaGGACGAATAAAATGTATTCATCATGTTGTGCGTTTGCTAacttcaatttctttatttattgttagtcTTTTTTTGCTTGATTCTTCAAAATTACAAGtacaatatacaaatatgaatttaaacaatttaattgGTTCATGTCACAAAACTATACCGATTATCTATTCTGCTATCTctttaattttgtcaaaatcCAATCACCATAAACTCACGGTGTTtcatatgaataataaatacgttATTTTAACTCCACCAACTCCACGTAAATATGTTTCTATTACATTTTACGAATCTTtcagatatttaataaattctaggCAAATTTAGAAGGGCTGATTTGTCTATCGTGAATCAAATgcagaaaataattgaaaatgacAATCGCTTAAACTTGAAGTTCTTACCTCGTTCTTCGTCGGTGGTTTCCGAAGTCACGATCATGTGAATGATACACAGAATCAACAGCAGACACTGCATCGTATTCGACTTGTTCACACATTTTGATAATCGAGTGCCGGAAAAGCCGCGAAACTCGAAACTTTTTAAGTGTTGCTCATCCTCGATGCGCTGTTTCCCGCCACCTTTATATCCCCACGTGCTACCGTTGCTGTGGACCTACCAGTTACACCGTGTCACAGAAGAATTCAGAGGTTAACGATCGTCCTGCTACCAGCTACAGTGTTTCTCAGGTAACTGACCGGTTCTCTACGTTCCCCGTGCCGCTCACTGGACAAACATTATCGTCGCTCACGGCCATTGTGCACACAGTTACGAGGATGCGGGGGGAGACCGTAAACGTAACGAGTTAACCCTTCTATCGaattgaaagtttaaaattacGGTCTTGCGCTTTTCATTTTAACTACACTGACCTACGCGCATGTGTGTATTACGCACggagaaattatatatatacatagagagtgctttttatataatagataACTTGATTTTTTTTGATCGCCACTTTTATTTATAGCGTCGctattatttttagtttaaCGATAATGCAGTTTGAATGTTAATGATTCATTATCAATAGaatacgaatttttatgcatttataggaaatttgaaagtgtAAAGTAACCAGTAACAGTAACATTCTGTTATCAGTAACAGAATGcgtataatatgaaataatattagtaatatagtgctttttataatatttggtaAAACAACCTTCGACTCAggttctattttttaaattatattctcaaaaatataaatatacatagaaaTCCATAGTCCAACTATAAAGCATCCAACgtcataataataaatttatgaaaattttatatatattattgtaattatatgacaattaataattaataattatattattgtaatattttatattaaataacactactaatttgattaatttttttatgaatcttaattgtataaatgtgtatatatttttcttattatataacttttcataaataatactaatatctTGTTAATTACTTAATCGTTATATGATCAtgcgatattttattacgtaagcaaataatacatgtatataggTGCGTATCTATCTGTCAAAAATTGcttatattttcaatgtatGAGAATTTACtgataaaagaaagatttgttaataaaaatagttcATACTATAGACTTTGTAAAAACTATTgacatgaaataaaaataaaaagaatagaaagtgGTCGTAAATTACGACTGCGGTTGCGAAAGGGATACAAATCGGGCGAACAGGAAACCGCGGAAGCCATTTACGATTAGTGAAAAGAAAAGCGCTCTGCATGTAGCATAATCATAAGAATTACATTTGTAAATGCTGTATTTCCGACGTTGTCGTTCATGTGTACAATACTTTTAtgttttcgtaaaaattctaactttttacattttactctttttttatctaaataatgaaaggttttataaatatttcaaatgatGCAAAATTACTGTAATATTCTGTCAAAGTTCGTGATA
This genomic stretch from Bombus fervidus isolate BK054 chromosome 9, iyBomFerv1, whole genome shotgun sequence harbors:
- the LOC139990578 gene encoding uncharacterized protein, with translation MQCLLLILCIIHMIVTSETTDEERVKELVRDWAPLVWLAPGELFLPLGVPEFLDNMQSDDDYLRTRVDVEVLLRNRSSFLYGRKPGGTVPVYAVIKNCIVPDVSTDVISLKTVRDKRKSRRKGDETLIALRNVQIDDFGSSMILTNDLPGKIWKGDGKQSSEKHGDFEKKKKKGNKSRKLHFHVTYWMFYPFSEGKAVCVLDLGFFGSWPIPTVGGICLGILKEYGNHVGDWEHMSLYFKDTNYPSAMYVSAHDAGAFYRYDLRSRTFVYESQETRKGIFQKPIFPERVFTAGGSHPILFSARGSHGLWTAPGKHKFVRLPRLYDESGFGTAWPTWKKMELLLKEDNNILPSWMTFRGKWGNPRSNCHPLARLGFNICEFVDGPTGIPMKQSNFRC